Proteins co-encoded in one Marmota flaviventris isolate mMarFla1 chromosome 9, mMarFla1.hap1, whole genome shotgun sequence genomic window:
- the Tp53i11 gene encoding tumor protein p53-inducible protein 11, translating to MAAKQPPPLMKKHSQTDLVSRLKTRKILGVGGEDDDGEVHRSKISQVLGNEIKFAVREPLGLRVWQFVSAVLFSGIAIMALAFPDQLYDAVFDGAQVTSKTPIRLYGGALLSISLIMWNALYTAEKVIIRWTLLTEACYFGVQFLVVTATLAETGLMSLGILLLLASRLLFVVISIYYYYQVGRKPKKV from the exons ATGGCGGCCAAGCAGCCCCCACCCCTCATGAAGAAGCACAGCCAGACGGACCTCGTGAGCCGCCTGAAGACCCGCAAGATCCTGGGCGTGGGCGGGGAGGACGACGACGGCGAGGTGCACCGCTCCAAG ATCAGCCAGGTCTTGGGCAATGAGATCAAGTTTGCTGTCCGCGAGCCTTTGGGGCTCAG GGTTTGGCAGTTTGTCTCTGCTGTGCTCTTCTCCGGCATTGCCATCATG GCCCTGGCCTTCCCTGACCAGCTCTATGATGCGGTCTTTGATGGAGCCCAGGTCACGAGCAAGACCCCCATCCGCCTGTACGGTGGCGCCCTCCTCA GCATCTCCCTGATCATGTGGAATGCCCTCTACACGGCGGAGAAGGTCATCATTCGGTGGACCCTGCTCACCGAGGCCTGCTACTTCGGGGTGCAGTTCTTGG TGGTCACTGCCACGCTGGCCGAGACGGGCCTCATGTCCCTGGGGATCCTGCTGCTCCTGGCCAGCCGCCTGCTCTTTGTGGTCATCAGCATCTACTACTACTACCAAGTCGGCCGGAAACCCAAGAAAGTCTAG
- the Tspan18 gene encoding tetraspanin-18, with translation MEGDCLSCMKYLMFVFNFFIFLGGTCLLGVGIWVMVDPTGFREVVAANPLLFTGAYVLLAMGGLLFLLGFLGCCGAVRENKCLLLFFFLFILIIFLAELSAAVLAFIFRENLTREFFTKELTKHYQGNNDTDVFSATWNSVMITFGCCGVNGPEDFKFASIYQMLAQDSEEVPEACCRREPQGRKGVLLNREECVSGRSLFINTQGCYAVILNTFETYVYLAGALAIGVLAIELSVMIFAMCLFRGIQ, from the exons ATGGAAGGCGACTGTCTGAGCTGCATGAAGTACTTAATGTTTGTTTTCAACTTCTTCATATTC CTGGGAGGCACCTGCCTGCTGGGCGTGGGCATCTGGGTCATGGTGGACCCCACCGGCTTCCGGGAGGTGGTGGCGGCCAACCCCCTGCTCTTCACCGGGGCCTACGTCCTGCTGGCCATGGGCGGCCTGCTCTTCCTCCTCGGCTTCCTGGGCTGCTGCGGGGCCGTCCGCGAGAACAAGTGTCTGCTGCTGTTT TTCTTCCTGTTCATCCTGATCATCTTCCTGGCGGAGCTCTCGGCGGCGGTCCTGGCCTTCATCTTCAGGGAAAAC ctcacGCGGGAGTTCTTCACCAAGGAGCTCACCAAGCACTACCAGGGCAACAACGACACGGACGTCTTCTCCGCCACCTGGAACTCGGTCATGATCACC TTCGGCTGCTGTGGAGTCAACGGGCCTGAAGACTTCAAATTCGCATCAATTTACCAAATGCTGGCCCAAGACAGCGAGGAGGTGCCCGAGGCCTGCTGCCGGCGGGAGCCCCAGGGGCGGAAAGGGGTCCTACTGAACAGGGAGGAGTGCGTCTCGGGGAGGAGCCTGTTCATCAACACGCAG GGCTGCTACGCGGTGATCCTCAACACCTTTGAGACCTACGTCTACCTGGCTGGGGCCCTCGCCATCGGGGTCCTGGCCATCGAG CTCTCCGTCATGATCTTCGCCATGTGCCTCTTTCGGGGCATTCAGTAG